Proteins encoded together in one Variovorax paradoxus EPS window:
- a CDS encoding LysR substrate-binding domain-containing protein — protein sequence MRFAEIETFRALMRGSSTRKAAALLHVTQPAISQSLKRLEAQAGMLLFQRTGGRLVPTPEARALWIEVERVFIGMDAIEHRVKSLRDFGLTQLELSCFPAYGLGFMPRALARLKAHRGASPWPQVSLQVLSSKDVRDRVAMGISDFGLMADELSLEGIDHSTFSRFPGVVVMPEGHALARFKTIKPEQLAEAAFLALNPEDPSHQRLEAALAPYGVALRVLVQTPYAASVCEMALRGLGVGLVNPITALDYAERGLVVRRLSIDVHFTCILALPAGKVLSATARDFLSLMRLQLAEDEKRMQRYLR from the coding sequence ATGCGATTCGCCGAAATAGAGACGTTCCGGGCGCTGATGCGGGGCAGCTCCACCCGCAAGGCCGCGGCCTTGCTGCATGTGACGCAGCCCGCCATCAGCCAGTCGCTCAAGCGGCTCGAAGCGCAGGCCGGCATGCTGCTGTTCCAGCGCACGGGCGGGCGGCTGGTGCCCACGCCCGAGGCGCGCGCGCTGTGGATCGAGGTGGAGCGCGTGTTCATCGGCATGGACGCCATCGAGCACCGCGTGAAGAGCCTGCGCGACTTCGGCCTCACCCAGCTGGAACTCAGTTGCTTTCCGGCCTACGGCCTCGGCTTCATGCCGCGCGCCCTCGCCCGCCTGAAGGCGCACCGCGGCGCGAGCCCCTGGCCGCAGGTGTCGCTGCAGGTGCTCAGCTCCAAGGACGTGCGCGACCGGGTGGCGATGGGCATCTCCGACTTCGGGCTCATGGCCGACGAACTCTCGCTCGAAGGCATCGACCACTCGACCTTCTCGCGCTTTCCCGGCGTGGTGGTGATGCCCGAGGGCCATGCGCTCGCGCGCTTCAAGACCATCAAGCCCGAGCAGTTGGCAGAGGCAGCCTTTCTCGCGCTCAACCCCGAAGACCCCTCGCACCAGCGGCTCGAGGCGGCGCTGGCGCCCTACGGCGTGGCGCTGCGCGTGCTGGTGCAGACGCCTTATGCGGCCAGCGTGTGCGAGATGGCGCTGCGCGGCCTGGGCGTGGGGCTGGTCAATCCGATCACCGCGCTCGACTACGCGGAGCGGGGCCTGGTGGTGCGCCGGCTGTCGATCGACGTGCACTTCACCTGCATCCTGGCGCTGCCGGCGGGCAAGGTGCTCTCGGCCACGGCACGCGACTTTCTCTCGCTCATGCGCCTGCAGCTGGCCGAGGACGAGAAGCGCATGCAGCGCTATCTGCGATAG
- a CDS encoding response regulator transcription factor, translated as MTTTPPPEPSPLARSLRDEGVNADLVLIVDDVPDNLAVLHDALDESGYTVLIATNGEQALQRAAQARPDIVLLDAMMPGIDGFEVARRLKADAATAHIPIVFMTGLTETEHLVAALEAGGVDYVTKPIKPKEVLARMNVHLQGARRARQDARQAGQARNALDAFGYASITVRLPEGRLIWQTALARDLLHRYCETRAPETPPAVLEWLLRHTPDARQRGIEPPALSIAQGANSLTLRLHQQTGQDDDGDEWMIIMREVSDTGVIEAMSLSLKLTAREAEVLYWVVKGKTNKDIGEILGSSPATAKKHLERVYVKLGVETRTAAAGVAIKRIRELQPQFEI; from the coding sequence ATGACAACCACCCCGCCTCCCGAACCATCGCCCCTCGCACGAAGCTTGCGCGACGAGGGCGTCAACGCCGACCTCGTGCTCATCGTGGACGACGTGCCCGACAACCTCGCGGTGCTGCACGACGCGCTGGACGAATCGGGATACACCGTGCTCATCGCCACCAACGGCGAGCAGGCGCTGCAGCGCGCCGCGCAGGCGCGGCCCGACATCGTGCTGCTCGACGCGATGATGCCGGGCATCGACGGCTTCGAGGTGGCGCGCCGGCTCAAGGCCGATGCTGCGACCGCGCACATTCCCATCGTGTTCATGACCGGCCTCACCGAAACCGAGCACCTCGTGGCCGCGCTCGAAGCCGGCGGCGTCGACTACGTCACCAAGCCCATCAAGCCCAAGGAAGTCCTCGCGCGCATGAACGTGCACCTGCAGGGCGCGCGCCGCGCGCGGCAGGACGCGCGGCAGGCCGGCCAGGCGCGCAATGCGCTCGATGCCTTCGGCTACGCGAGCATCACCGTGCGGCTGCCCGAGGGGCGCCTCATCTGGCAGACGGCGCTCGCGCGCGACCTGCTGCACCGCTACTGCGAGACGCGTGCCCCCGAGACGCCGCCCGCGGTGCTCGAATGGCTGCTGCGCCACACGCCCGATGCGCGCCAGCGCGGCATCGAGCCGCCGGCGCTTTCGATCGCGCAGGGCGCGAACAGCCTCACGCTGCGCCTGCACCAGCAGACCGGGCAGGACGACGACGGCGACGAGTGGATGATCATCATGCGCGAGGTGTCCGACACCGGGGTGATCGAGGCGATGAGCCTGAGCCTGAAGCTCACCGCACGCGAGGCCGAGGTGCTGTACTGGGTGGTCAAGGGCAAGACCAACAAGGACATCGGCGAGATCCTCGGCAGCAGCCCGGCCACGGCCAAGAAGCACCTGGAGCGGGTGTACGTGAAGCTGGGTGTGGAGACGCGCACCGCCGCGGCCGGCGTGGCGATCAAGCGCATCCGCGAGCTGCAGCCGCAGTTCGAAATCTGA
- a CDS encoding ATP-binding protein, producing MHRNGVNAADTPTTPDDAPQRIVKVRRDYNSWVASETLEDYALRYTPQRFRKWSEWRVANTAFGAASFLILEAVGATLLVKYGFANAFWAILVTGLIIFLAGLPISVYAARYGVDMDLLTRGAGFGYIGSTLTSLIYASFTFIFFALEAAVMAYALELALGIPPVWGYLVCALVVIPLVTHGVSAISRLQLWTQPLWLLMLVVPFVFVLVRDPGAFAGIVHYNGVKTGTKGFDLHLFGAALTVGIALITQMGEQADYLRFMPARTATTGRLWWAGVLAGGPGWVVLGVFKMLGGALLAYLAITHMVPVERAVDPNQMYLAAYEYVFPNYGWAVAATALFVVISQLKINVTNAYAGSLAWSNFFSRVAHSHPGRVVWVVFNALIAFMLMEMNVFEALGDVLGLFANIAIAWMMSVVADLVINKPLGLSPPGIEFKRAHLWDINPVGVGAMALASVLSITAHLGVFGPLAQAFSALIALGTALIASPLLAWATGGKYYLARASDATGAVPFTPAAGGRAVRWAKVESDESGNYQRLKVQHCVICEREYEGPDMAHCPAYQGAICSLCCTLDARCGDLCKPHASLSSQWSAALRWLLPRRSWRYLDTGLGHFLLLMLIIVPLLAVVFGVLYQQELRALAESAVELASQAGVSEVWAGVQQSALRSGFLKAYMALLVIAGIVAWWLVLAHQSRKVAQEESNRQTHLLLREIELHRETDRALQAAKQTAEEARAVAEQAQRAADQANQAKSRYISAISHELRTPLNSILGYAQLMGEDHSVPPHRQQAVAVIKRGGEHLLSLIEGTLAIAHIEAGKLTLHARPMRFADTMRELADMFELQAAEKGLQFRFEAGGALPEVVRADEKRVGQILINLLGNAIKFTAAGQVTLRLAYAREFAAIEIEDTGPGMTTEDIDRIFEPFARGNAAASSAPGAGLGLTIAKMLTDLMGGEMKVQSTPGVGSLFCVRLFLPRVHDTAVGASRPVPVARARRGYEGARRRLLVVDNEEADRDLLEHVLAPLGFELRTAASGHDALDLIAAGYRPDAMFVDLAMPGIDGWETIRRARKLGLTDEAVAIVSANAFDKGLDNDVGIAPEDFFVKPVRHTELLDWLERRLGLKWTDTAAALPAPAAPKTMQPPSRERLRALDEAVSLGYFRGIMNQLDDIDTEQPECMAWTEAQRVLARQFQFEAMSRALAEAVSAP from the coding sequence ATGCACCGAAACGGTGTGAACGCTGCCGATACGCCAACCACCCCCGATGACGCCCCCCAGCGCATCGTCAAGGTCCGGCGCGACTACAACAGCTGGGTCGCGAGCGAAACGCTCGAAGACTATGCGCTGCGCTACACGCCGCAGCGCTTTCGCAAGTGGTCCGAATGGCGGGTGGCCAACACGGCTTTCGGGGCGGCGTCGTTCCTGATCCTCGAGGCGGTGGGCGCCACGCTGCTGGTGAAGTACGGCTTTGCCAATGCCTTCTGGGCGATCCTGGTCACCGGGCTCATCATTTTCCTGGCGGGGCTGCCGATCAGCGTGTACGCGGCGCGCTACGGCGTCGACATGGACCTGCTCACCCGCGGCGCCGGTTTCGGCTACATCGGCTCGACGCTCACCTCGCTGATCTACGCGAGCTTCACCTTCATTTTTTTCGCGCTCGAAGCGGCCGTGATGGCCTATGCGCTGGAGCTGGCGCTGGGCATTCCGCCGGTCTGGGGGTATCTGGTGTGCGCGCTGGTGGTCATTCCACTGGTCACGCATGGCGTTTCGGCCATCAGCCGGCTGCAGCTTTGGACGCAGCCGCTCTGGCTGCTGATGCTGGTGGTGCCTTTTGTGTTCGTGCTCGTGCGCGATCCTGGTGCGTTCGCTGGCATCGTGCACTACAACGGGGTCAAGACCGGCACCAAGGGCTTCGATCTGCACCTGTTTGGCGCGGCCCTGACGGTCGGCATCGCGCTCATCACCCAGATGGGTGAGCAGGCCGACTACCTGCGTTTCATGCCCGCGCGCACCGCCACCACCGGGCGGCTCTGGTGGGCGGGCGTGCTGGCCGGCGGCCCGGGCTGGGTGGTGCTGGGCGTGTTCAAGATGCTGGGCGGGGCGCTGCTGGCCTACCTGGCCATCACGCACATGGTGCCGGTGGAGCGCGCGGTCGATCCGAACCAGATGTACCTCGCGGCCTACGAGTACGTGTTTCCGAACTACGGCTGGGCAGTGGCCGCGACGGCGCTGTTCGTGGTGATCTCGCAGCTCAAGATCAACGTGACCAACGCCTATGCGGGGTCGCTGGCCTGGAGCAATTTCTTCTCACGCGTGGCGCACAGCCATCCGGGGCGGGTGGTGTGGGTGGTGTTCAACGCGCTCATCGCCTTCATGCTGATGGAGATGAACGTGTTCGAGGCGCTGGGCGATGTGCTCGGCCTCTTCGCCAACATCGCCATCGCCTGGATGATGTCGGTGGTGGCCGACCTGGTCATCAACAAGCCGCTGGGGCTCTCGCCGCCGGGCATCGAGTTCAAGCGCGCGCACCTGTGGGACATCAACCCGGTGGGCGTGGGCGCGATGGCGCTGGCTTCGGTGCTGTCGATCACCGCGCACCTGGGCGTGTTCGGGCCGCTGGCGCAAGCGTTCTCGGCGCTGATCGCGCTGGGCACCGCGCTCATCGCCTCGCCGCTGCTGGCGTGGGCGACCGGCGGCAAGTACTACCTGGCGCGGGCCTCCGATGCGACGGGCGCCGTGCCGTTCACCCCGGCAGCGGGTGGCCGCGCGGTGCGCTGGGCGAAGGTCGAATCGGACGAAAGCGGCAACTACCAGCGCCTAAAGGTGCAGCACTGCGTGATCTGCGAGCGCGAGTACGAAGGGCCGGACATGGCGCATTGCCCGGCCTACCAGGGCGCGATCTGCTCGCTGTGCTGCACGCTCGATGCGCGCTGCGGCGACCTGTGCAAGCCGCATGCGAGCCTGTCGTCGCAGTGGTCGGCCGCATTGCGCTGGCTGCTGCCACGGCGCAGCTGGCGCTACTTGGACACCGGCCTGGGGCACTTCCTGCTGCTGATGCTGATCATCGTGCCGCTGCTGGCGGTGGTGTTCGGCGTGCTCTATCAGCAGGAGCTGCGGGCGCTGGCCGAGAGTGCGGTCGAGCTCGCGTCGCAGGCCGGCGTGTCCGAGGTTTGGGCAGGCGTGCAGCAGTCGGCGTTGCGCTCGGGGTTTCTCAAGGCGTACATGGCGCTCCTGGTCATCGCTGGCATCGTGGCGTGGTGGCTGGTGCTCGCGCACCAGAGCCGCAAGGTCGCGCAGGAAGAGTCGAACCGCCAGACCCACCTGCTGCTGCGCGAGATCGAGCTGCACCGCGAAACCGACCGCGCCCTGCAGGCTGCCAAGCAAACGGCCGAAGAGGCGAGGGCCGTCGCCGAGCAGGCCCAGCGCGCCGCCGACCAGGCCAACCAGGCCAAGAGCCGCTACATCAGCGCCATCAGCCACGAGCTGCGCACGCCGCTCAACAGCATCCTCGGCTATGCGCAGCTGATGGGCGAAGACCACTCGGTGCCGCCGCATCGCCAGCAGGCGGTGGCGGTCATCAAGCGCGGCGGTGAGCATCTGTTGTCGCTCATCGAAGGCACGCTGGCGATCGCGCACATCGAGGCCGGCAAGCTCACGCTGCATGCGCGGCCGATGCGCTTTGCCGACACCATGCGGGAGCTGGCCGACATGTTCGAGCTGCAGGCCGCCGAGAAGGGGCTGCAGTTCCGCTTCGAAGCCGGAGGCGCCTTGCCCGAGGTGGTGCGCGCCGACGAGAAGCGGGTGGGGCAGATCCTCATCAACCTGCTGGGCAACGCGATCAAGTTCACAGCGGCGGGGCAGGTCACGCTGCGCCTGGCGTATGCACGTGAGTTCGCGGCCATCGAGATCGAGGACACCGGGCCGGGCATGACGACCGAGGACATCGACCGCATCTTCGAGCCCTTCGCGCGCGGCAACGCGGCGGCCTCGTCGGCGCCGGGTGCGGGCCTCGGCCTCACCATCGCCAAGATGCTGACCGACCTGATGGGCGGCGAGATGAAAGTGCAGAGCACGCCGGGCGTGGGCTCGCTTTTCTGCGTGCGGCTCTTCTTGCCGCGCGTGCACGACACGGCGGTGGGCGCGAGCCGGCCGGTGCCTGTGGCGCGCGCTCGCCGCGGCTATGAAGGTGCGCGCCGACGTCTGCTGGTGGTCGACAACGAAGAGGCCGACCGCGACCTGCTCGAGCACGTGCTCGCGCCGCTGGGTTTCGAGCTGCGCACTGCGGCCAGCGGCCACGATGCGCTGGACCTCATCGCCGCCGGCTACCGGCCCGACGCGATGTTCGTCGACCTCGCGATGCCCGGCATCGATGGTTGGGAAACGATCCGCCGCGCGCGCAAGCTCGGCCTGACCGACGAGGCCGTGGCCATCGTCTCGGCCAATGCGTTCGACAAGGGCCTGGACAACGACGTGGGCATCGCGCCCGAAGACTTCTTCGTGAAACCCGTGCGCCACACCGAACTGCTCGACTGGCTCGAACGCCGGCTCGGCCTCAAGTGGACCGACACCGCAGCCGCGTTGCCCGCGCCGGCCGCGCCGAAGACGATGCAACCGCCCTCGCGCGAGCGCCTGCGCGCACTCGACGAAGCGGTGAGCCTGGGCTACTTCCGCGGCATCATGAACCAGCTCGACGACATCGACACCGAACAGCCCGAGTGCATGGCATGGACCGAGGCGCAGCGCGTGCTGGCGCGCCAGTTCCAGTTCGAGGCCATGAGCCGGGCGCTGGCCGAAGCAGTGAGTGCGCCATGA
- a CDS encoding urease subunit gamma: MELTPREKDKLLIFTAALLAERRKARGLKLNYPEAIALISAAVMEGARDGKSVAELMSDGRSVLTRADVMDGIAEMIPDIQVEATFPDGTKLVTVHQPIV; encoded by the coding sequence ATGGAACTGACCCCGCGCGAAAAAGACAAGCTGCTGATCTTCACCGCGGCGCTGCTCGCCGAACGCCGCAAGGCCCGCGGCCTGAAGCTCAACTACCCTGAAGCCATCGCGCTGATTTCCGCCGCCGTGATGGAAGGCGCCCGCGACGGCAAGAGCGTCGCCGAACTCATGAGCGACGGGCGCTCGGTGCTGACCCGCGCCGACGTCATGGACGGCATCGCCGAGATGATCCCGGACATCCAGGTCGAAGCCACCTTTCCGGACGGGACCAAGCTGGTCACCGTCCACCAGCCCATCGTCTGA
- a CDS encoding HupE/UreJ family protein yields the protein MRQTTSKTLALLALLLPLAASAHTGVDGGLHHGFTTGFLHPLTGADHLAAMVAVGFWSALAARRAWPDLLWAPLAFAGMLLVGALMGLAGVQLPAVEPMIAASLLVLGLLVVTRTHLPAAVAMAVVGVFAVFHGVAHGYELASEQGAALTLAGMVSATVLLHLAGIAFGWALRHANAWLPRVAGAAVVVLGATLLAQAV from the coding sequence ATGCGCCAAACCACTTCCAAGACCCTCGCCCTGCTCGCCCTCCTCTTGCCGCTCGCGGCCAGCGCCCACACAGGCGTCGATGGCGGCCTGCATCACGGCTTCACCACCGGCTTCCTGCACCCGCTGACCGGCGCCGATCACCTGGCCGCCATGGTCGCGGTCGGTTTCTGGAGCGCACTGGCCGCGCGCCGCGCCTGGCCCGACCTGCTGTGGGCGCCGCTGGCGTTCGCCGGCATGCTGCTGGTGGGCGCGCTGATGGGCCTCGCCGGCGTTCAACTGCCAGCCGTCGAACCGATGATCGCGGCCTCGCTGCTGGTGCTGGGCCTGCTGGTGGTCACGCGCACTCACCTGCCGGCGGCTGTTGCGATGGCGGTGGTCGGCGTGTTCGCCGTCTTCCACGGCGTGGCCCACGGTTACGAGCTCGCAAGCGAGCAAGGCGCCGCACTCACGCTGGCCGGCATGGTCAGCGCGACCGTGCTGCTGCACCTCGCCGGCATCGCGTTCGGCTGGGCCTTGCGCCACGCCAACGCCTGGTTGCCCCGCGTAGCGGGCGCCGCCGTGGTGGTGCTGGGTGCAACGCTTTTGGCGCAAGCCGTCTGA
- a CDS encoding urease subunit beta: protein MTPGELLTDNGDHTLNPGRRTLTLVVQNTADRPIQVGSHYHFAETNGALGFDREAARGMRLNIASGAAVRFEPGQQRTVELVDYSGDRIVYGFRGLVQGKL, encoded by the coding sequence ATGACCCCCGGCGAACTCCTCACCGACAACGGCGACCACACGCTCAACCCCGGCCGCCGCACCCTCACCCTGGTGGTGCAGAACACCGCCGACCGGCCGATCCAGGTCGGCTCGCACTATCACTTCGCCGAGACCAACGGCGCCCTCGGTTTCGACCGCGAAGCCGCGCGCGGCATGCGCCTGAACATCGCCTCGGGCGCCGCGGTGCGCTTCGAGCCGGGGCAGCAGCGCACGGTCGAACTCGTCGATTACTCGGGCGATCGCATCGTCTACGGCTTTCGCGGCCTGGTTCAAGGAAAGCTCTAA